A window of the Dickeya dianthicola NCPPB 453 genome harbors these coding sequences:
- the dinG gene encoding ATP-dependent DNA helicase DinG codes for MTLTPALKQQIGEWYKALQQQIPDFVSRAPQRQMIAEVAKALSGDYQRHLVIEAPTGVGKTLSYLIPGIAVGRAELKTLVVSTANVALQDQIFNKDLPLLRQFIPELKFTAAFGRRRYVCPRNLAAMATEASAQGDLMLFMDEHLPSSREEQTTSARLQQALQSDAWDGLRDHCQESIGDALWQRISTDKANCLGRNCHYYRECPFFLARREIEDADVVVTNHALVMAAMESDSVLPQAKNMLLVLDEGHHVPDVARDALEMSGEVTVSAVQHQMDQLIQQVGLCLAQFPPKSPPRLMQPDRLGDHCGEIREQLQLFERLSSLFLPPAQPDADYRFPMGELPQEMRECCNRLFKLADSLRGLAEYLLNDLAEKTGKHDVVKLHQAMLRISRLSSYWEAQGKLWRLAALEKSSNAPVSKWLLRERRDNQLHLYFHCAGIRVCDQLDRLLWRNLSHVVVTSATLRSLNSFSRLKELSGLDEEAGDTFIALDSPFHHREQGKLVIPRMRHEPLIAHEAEHLAEMARFFRAELRRDVHKGMLMLFASQRAMQQFLTEVPDLRLMLLVQGDQPRYRLVELHRQRVQQGQTSVLIGLQSFSEGLDLKGELLSQVHIHKIAFPPVDSPLVLTEGEWLKSLKRHPFVVQSLPSASFSLIQQVGRLIRSHDCFGEIVIYDRRLLTKGYGAQLLAALPVFPIEQRAMPDDE; via the coding sequence ATGACCCTTACCCCCGCGTTAAAGCAGCAGATTGGCGAATGGTATAAAGCGCTGCAACAGCAGATTCCCGATTTTGTCTCCCGTGCGCCGCAGCGCCAGATGATCGCCGAGGTGGCGAAAGCGCTGTCGGGCGACTATCAACGTCATCTGGTGATTGAAGCGCCGACCGGCGTGGGTAAAACGCTTTCCTACCTGATTCCCGGCATTGCCGTCGGGCGCGCAGAGCTGAAAACGCTGGTGGTCAGCACCGCCAACGTGGCGTTGCAGGATCAGATCTTCAACAAGGATTTGCCGCTGCTGCGCCAGTTTATTCCCGAATTGAAATTCACCGCGGCATTCGGCCGCAGGCGCTATGTTTGCCCGCGCAATCTGGCGGCGATGGCGACCGAGGCGTCGGCGCAGGGCGATCTGATGCTGTTTATGGATGAGCACCTGCCATCCAGCCGTGAGGAGCAAACCACCAGCGCCCGGTTGCAGCAGGCGCTGCAAAGCGATGCCTGGGACGGATTGCGCGACCATTGTCAGGAGTCGATAGGCGACGCGCTGTGGCAGCGCATCAGTACCGACAAGGCCAACTGTCTGGGGCGCAACTGCCATTATTACCGCGAATGCCCGTTCTTTCTCGCCCGCCGGGAAATCGAAGACGCCGATGTGGTGGTGACCAACCACGCGCTGGTCATGGCGGCGATGGAAAGCGACTCGGTGCTGCCGCAGGCGAAAAATATGTTGCTGGTGCTGGACGAAGGTCATCACGTGCCGGATGTGGCGCGCGACGCGCTGGAGATGTCCGGCGAGGTGACGGTCAGCGCGGTACAACACCAGATGGATCAACTGATTCAGCAGGTGGGGCTTTGTCTGGCGCAGTTCCCGCCCAAATCGCCGCCGCGGCTGATGCAGCCCGACAGGCTGGGCGATCACTGCGGCGAGATACGGGAACAGTTGCAACTGTTCGAGCGGTTGAGCAGCCTGTTTTTGCCGCCGGCCCAGCCGGACGCCGATTACCGTTTCCCGATGGGGGAACTGCCGCAAGAGATGCGCGAGTGCTGCAATCGGCTGTTTAAGCTTGCCGATAGCCTGCGCGGGCTGGCGGAATACCTGCTCAACGATCTGGCGGAAAAAACCGGCAAGCATGATGTGGTCAAGCTGCATCAGGCGATGTTGCGCATCAGCCGTCTGAGTAGTTACTGGGAAGCGCAGGGCAAGTTATGGCGGCTGGCGGCGCTGGAGAAATCTTCTAATGCGCCGGTGTCGAAATGGCTGCTGCGGGAACGGCGCGACAATCAACTGCACCTGTATTTTCACTGCGCCGGCATTCGCGTGTGCGACCAACTGGACCGGCTGCTGTGGCGCAATCTGTCGCATGTGGTGGTCACCTCGGCGACGCTGCGCTCGCTCAACAGCTTCTCCCGCCTGAAAGAGCTGTCCGGGCTGGATGAAGAGGCGGGCGATACCTTCATCGCGCTGGATTCGCCGTTCCATCACCGTGAACAGGGCAAACTGGTGATCCCGCGTATGCGTCATGAACCGCTGATCGCGCATGAGGCTGAACACCTCGCCGAGATGGCGCGGTTTTTCCGCGCCGAACTGCGGCGGGACGTCCACAAAGGCATGTTGATGCTGTTCGCCAGCCAGCGGGCGATGCAGCAATTTCTGACCGAGGTGCCCGACCTGCGGCTGATGCTGCTGGTGCAGGGCGACCAGCCGCGTTACCGGTTGGTGGAGCTGCATCGCCAGCGGGTACAGCAGGGTCAGACCAGCGTGCTGATCGGCCTGCAATCCTTTTCCGAGGGGCTGGATCTTAAGGGTGAACTGCTGTCGCAGGTGCATATCCACAAGATTGCGTTTCCGCCGGTGGACAGCCCGCTTGTCCTCACCGAAGGCGAGTGGCTGAAAAGCCTCAAGCGTCACCCGTTTGTGGTGCAGAGTTTACCGAGCGCCTCATTCAGCCTGATTCAGCAGGTCGGCCGCTTGATTCGCAGTCACGATTGTTTCGGTGAAATCGTCATCTACGACCGTCGCTTGCTGACCAAAGGCTACGGCGCCCAGTTGCTGGCCGCTTTACCGGTGTTTCCCATTGAGCAGCGCGCCATGCCGGATGATGAGTAG
- the ybiB gene encoding DNA-binding protein YbiB yields MDYTRIIKEVGRGKNHARDLDQGTAYQLYSQILNDQVPELELGGLLIAFRIKGESEAEMRGFYQAMSEQTLRLSAPAGGPMPVVIPSYNGARKQANLTPLLALLLHRLGLPVVVHGVSRDPSRVTSEAIFRELGIAPVSDAQAAQQRLDRGEPVFMPVSLLCPAIERQLDLRWRMGVRNSAHTLAKLATPFDESAALRLASVSHPEYVDRVGTFFEDINGRALLMHGTEGEVYANPQRCPEIHFIREQRRDILQWRQDIALDSAALPSAKEAAATARWTEACLAGEQPIPQAIRLQLACCLVGSGEAASMEQASSTVQKRLG; encoded by the coding sequence ATGGATTACACCCGAATCATTAAAGAGGTTGGCCGCGGCAAAAATCATGCGCGCGATCTGGATCAGGGCACGGCTTATCAGCTGTATAGTCAGATACTGAATGATCAGGTGCCTGAGCTGGAGCTGGGCGGGCTGTTGATCGCCTTTCGCATCAAGGGTGAATCCGAAGCCGAAATGCGCGGTTTTTATCAGGCGATGAGCGAACAGACCTTACGTTTGTCCGCACCGGCCGGCGGCCCGATGCCGGTGGTGATCCCCAGTTATAACGGCGCCCGTAAACAGGCTAATTTGACGCCGTTGCTGGCGCTGCTGCTGCATCGGCTGGGGCTGCCGGTGGTGGTGCATGGCGTGAGCCGCGACCCCAGCCGCGTGACCAGCGAGGCAATTTTCCGGGAACTGGGCATCGCGCCGGTGAGCGACGCGCAGGCGGCGCAGCAGCGGCTCGATCGGGGCGAACCGGTGTTTATGCCGGTGTCGCTGCTGTGTCCCGCCATCGAGCGTCAGCTGGATTTGCGCTGGCGCATGGGGGTGCGCAACAGCGCCCATACGCTGGCCAAACTGGCCACGCCGTTTGATGAGTCGGCGGCGTTGCGGTTGGCGAGCGTGTCGCATCCGGAATACGTCGATCGGGTCGGTACGTTCTTTGAGGACATTAACGGCCGCGCGTTGTTGATGCACGGCACCGAAGGCGAGGTCTACGCTAACCCGCAGCGCTGTCCGGAAATTCATTTTATCCGTGAGCAACGGCGAGACATCCTGCAATGGCGGCAGGATATCGCGCTAGACAGCGCCGCGTTGCCGTCGGCGAAGGAGGCCGCCGCCACCGCCCGCTGGACGGAGGCTTGTCTGGCGGGCGAACAGCCGATACCGCAGGCGATTCGCCTGCAACTGGCGTGCTGTCTGGTCGGCAGCGGCGAGGCGGCCTCAATGGAACAGGCGAGCTCGACGGTACAAAAACGACTGGGTTGA
- a CDS encoding M3 family metallopeptidase: MQQAKAYFDALNRNYLAAHQTKEDLFWQRYMGTGDETVSVRFAEAESRWKRFISQASRLAELRQHLAAVDAAPASEARDALLHGLRGWYRFFDCNVIEDPQAQALMDELIAAENDLFSRRKTHQPTHLNEQGERVSASLGELLTNQATNDNEEYRRSSQQALRELEQWLVNHGFPALVSLRNRFARQMGYRNYFDYKVNKTERMTPEQLFAILDRFEAQTRDANLRSLRQLAAEKGEAALQPWNVRYASTGDVTRQLDPYFPFAASLSRWVNSFKRLHIGFSGAQMQLDLLVRKGKYENGFMHQPVPPFVDQGQWLPARINFTSLAQPDQVGSGASGINTLFHEGGHAAHFANIRQNAPCFAQEFPPTSMAYAETQSMFCDSLLQDADWLKRYAHNAQGEPVPDALIQADIRARQPIRAFNERHILLVPYFEWQLYCMDDAQRTPEAILQLARDTEQRILGISGSPRPTVAIPHLLSMESACSYQGYLLAMMAVEQTRHFFLQRDGYLTDNPAIGPDLARHYWQPGNSVSHDDTLRSLTGEGFNPDYLARECNLTVDEAWRQAQATIAAAVARPQPAADFDLNARIQVVDGDEVLADNQYGDDAMCQAFARVIDHAYPAHA; this comes from the coding sequence ATGCAACAGGCTAAGGCGTATTTTGACGCCCTGAACCGCAATTATCTGGCGGCGCATCAAACCAAAGAGGATCTTTTCTGGCAGCGGTATATGGGCACCGGCGACGAAACCGTTTCCGTCCGTTTCGCCGAAGCGGAAAGCCGCTGGAAGCGTTTTATCTCGCAAGCATCCCGGTTGGCCGAACTGCGGCAGCACCTTGCGGCCGTTGACGCCGCGCCTGCCAGCGAGGCGCGTGACGCATTGCTGCACGGCTTACGCGGCTGGTACCGTTTTTTTGACTGCAACGTGATTGAAGACCCGCAGGCACAGGCGCTGATGGATGAATTAATCGCCGCTGAAAACGATCTGTTTTCCCGCCGCAAAACCCATCAGCCGACCCATCTCAATGAGCAGGGCGAGCGGGTTTCCGCTTCGCTGGGCGAGCTGCTGACCAACCAGGCCACCAATGATAACGAGGAATATCGCCGCAGTTCGCAGCAGGCGTTGCGCGAACTGGAACAGTGGCTGGTCAACCACGGGTTCCCGGCGCTGGTCAGCCTGCGTAACCGCTTTGCGCGCCAGATGGGTTATCGCAACTACTTTGATTACAAGGTGAACAAGACCGAGCGCATGACGCCGGAACAGCTGTTCGCCATTCTGGACCGTTTCGAAGCGCAAACGCGAGACGCCAACCTGCGCAGCCTGCGCCAACTGGCGGCGGAAAAAGGCGAGGCGGCGTTGCAGCCGTGGAATGTGCGTTACGCCAGCACCGGCGATGTCACCCGCCAGTTGGACCCTTACTTCCCGTTTGCCGCCTCGTTGTCCCGCTGGGTCAACAGTTTCAAGCGGCTGCATATCGGTTTTAGCGGCGCGCAGATGCAGCTCGACCTGCTGGTGCGCAAAGGCAAATATGAAAACGGCTTCATGCACCAGCCGGTGCCGCCGTTTGTGGATCAAGGCCAGTGGCTGCCCGCGCGCATCAACTTCACCAGTCTGGCGCAGCCGGACCAAGTAGGCAGCGGCGCCAGCGGCATCAACACGCTGTTCCATGAGGGCGGCCACGCCGCGCATTTCGCCAATATCCGCCAGAATGCGCCCTGCTTCGCGCAGGAGTTCCCGCCGACGTCGATGGCCTACGCCGAAACCCAGTCGATGTTCTGCGACAGCCTGTTGCAGGATGCCGACTGGCTGAAACGTTATGCGCATAACGCGCAGGGCGAGCCGGTCCCCGATGCGCTGATTCAGGCCGATATCCGCGCTCGCCAGCCTATACGCGCCTTCAACGAACGCCATATTTTGCTGGTGCCGTATTTCGAATGGCAGTTGTACTGCATGGATGACGCACAGCGTACCCCCGAGGCGATTTTGCAACTGGCGCGCGACACCGAACAACGCATTCTCGGCATCAGCGGCAGCCCGCGCCCGACCGTAGCGATTCCGCATCTGCTGTCGATGGAGTCGGCCTGTTCGTATCAGGGCTATCTGCTGGCGATGATGGCGGTGGAGCAAACGCGGCATTTCTTCCTGCAACGTGATGGCTACCTGACCGATAACCCGGCTATCGGCCCGGATCTGGCGCGTCATTACTGGCAGCCCGGCAACAGCGTAAGCCACGATGACACGTTGCGCAGCCTGACCGGCGAAGGGTTCAATCCGGATTATCTGGCCCGCGAATGCAACCTGACGGTGGATGAAGCCTGGCGGCAGGCGCAGGCGACCATCGCCGCCGCCGTGGCGCGCCCGCAACCGGCGGCGGATTTTGACCTCAACGCCCGCATCCAGGTGGTGGACGGCGACGAGGTGCTGGCGGACAACCAGTACGGCGATGACGCTATGTGCCAGGCGTTCGCTCGCGTAATTGACCACGCTTACCCGGCTCACGCCTGA
- a CDS encoding acid phosphatase, which translates to MRYSYVFMAVACALATVPVQAVSRSDAQLPQVSLLQTTTEASNSAPVIEMQQQVQQYLQKALQGTAPKLTRTVLDKAPDQGEPQGDMTWLKATGYVFNPKDQQQASVKLLEGFRTLPASVLEKNLATVERINLESTLPLRQKALIDAENTRYLYALAEALGPKLGKAFLNVYQKGEMGKAAALIKATNVSTSAAKKAFNYPRPFKRPGNRIHLVADSAVVADNARYTASGGSFPSGHTNGGYNDALLLAQMLPERFVPLLDRAATYGYSRLVLGVHYPLDVIGGRMAAERSVAHVLNDPKYRVLFNDAKTQLRAALEKACGTTLAECAKPQGKNDPYTDPAMTSFYRYTMTYNLPAAKVKAQPVTVPEGAEVLLEGPLPQLSAAQRRALMVKTAIADGYPLSSGGVDANFWQRLNLHDAVEAAKK; encoded by the coding sequence ATGCGCTACTCTTACGTGTTCATGGCGGTGGCTTGCGCACTGGCGACAGTACCGGTACAGGCTGTTTCCCGCAGCGATGCCCAACTGCCGCAAGTCAGCCTGCTGCAAACCACCACCGAGGCCAGCAACAGCGCCCCGGTCATCGAAATGCAGCAGCAGGTGCAGCAATACCTGCAAAAAGCGTTGCAGGGAACCGCGCCGAAGCTGACCCGCACAGTGCTGGACAAGGCGCCGGATCAGGGCGAACCGCAGGGCGACATGACATGGCTGAAAGCGACCGGTTACGTTTTCAACCCGAAAGATCAGCAGCAGGCCAGCGTGAAACTGCTGGAAGGGTTCAGAACCCTGCCGGCGTCGGTGTTGGAGAAAAACCTGGCGACGGTTGAGCGCATCAATCTGGAGTCCACCCTGCCGCTGCGTCAGAAAGCGCTGATTGATGCGGAAAATACCCGCTATCTGTATGCGCTGGCGGAAGCGCTGGGGCCGAAGTTGGGCAAAGCGTTTCTCAATGTCTACCAGAAAGGCGAAATGGGTAAGGCCGCCGCGTTGATCAAGGCCACCAACGTCAGCACGTCCGCGGCGAAAAAAGCCTTTAACTACCCGCGACCGTTCAAACGGCCGGGCAACCGCATCCATCTGGTGGCGGATAGCGCGGTCGTGGCGGATAACGCCCGTTACACGGCATCGGGCGGTTCGTTCCCCAGCGGGCATACCAACGGCGGGTATAACGACGCGCTGCTGCTGGCGCAGATGCTGCCGGAGCGCTTCGTGCCGCTTCTCGATCGCGCCGCCACCTACGGCTATTCCCGTCTGGTGCTCGGGGTGCATTATCCGCTGGATGTGATCGGCGGTCGCATGGCGGCCGAGCGCAGCGTGGCGCATGTCCTGAACGACCCGAAATACCGCGTGTTGTTCAACGACGCCAAAACCCAGTTGCGCGCCGCGCTGGAAAAAGCCTGCGGCACTACGCTTGCCGAATGCGCCAAACCACAGGGTAAAAACGACCCTTACACCGACCCGGCGATGACGTCGTTCTACCGTTACACCATGACCTACAACCTGCCGGCGGCGAAGGTGAAAGCCCAGCCGGTCACGGTGCCGGAAGGCGCGGAAGTGCTGCTGGAAGGGCCGCTGCCGCAACTGAGCGCCGCCCAGCGTCGTGCATTGATGGTGAAGACTGCGATTGCCGACGGCTATCCGCTGTCTTCCGGCGGGGTGGACGCCAATTTCTGGCAGCGTCTGAACCTGCATGACGCGGTGGAAGCGGCGAAAAAATAA
- a CDS encoding DUF1349 domain-containing protein — translation METLRHRLPRRRFSALLGGLLFGAYGVAGKAAAVDTQRCAGSVAAADHATFDKGDQDLSYPKINGLYQRPAATGVTLVGNNDGEANKYVDPIKDSKEGKYLLLHAGEHLTLTGQGYVLMHWELNYFNRGGTLLAENAPLVTTTQGVFKKVALTDRYAPDYPLDGTPGRSAVWNAGIQTSTGNPMIPFTVGSPAGNGEIMPSLWLNEIFYLDGTATLTQREGPVDYDVSITPLTLADVNNRLAATRHRVNAKILRAGISLDPYTGEDKPPASPDSLTAGAISSSVVQLDWNDCSDNERGFIVEYSYAGTFGDGAYDTTPRAYEAGGAYTSAESLGPDATSVDVGTLAPNTTYAFRVKAYNQAGDSVYSNVVSVTTPPASALSDTWKRQDIGKTDTPGAATEDQDVIALEAHSGDLWGAADSINFVYQTLKGDGSITARLIDLRYSDPYAKAGLMIRNTLSDNSAYMLTGYTASSGAMSQWRSKDSAATGSKGVFAKSENGSQPTWLRLTRDSNTFISEVSDDGLTWTTLNKRINPNMNDTLYIGLALSSRNNSNGKVSFDNVSIKH, via the coding sequence ATGGAAACTCTCCGTCATCGCCTGCCCCGACGTCGATTCAGCGCCCTGCTTGGCGGATTGCTGTTCGGCGCATACGGGGTCGCCGGTAAAGCTGCCGCCGTCGACACGCAACGCTGTGCGGGGTCCGTCGCGGCAGCCGACCATGCGACGTTCGATAAGGGCGATCAGGATCTGTCCTACCCAAAGATTAACGGCCTGTATCAACGACCGGCGGCGACCGGCGTCACGCTGGTCGGCAACAACGATGGCGAGGCGAATAAATACGTCGACCCCATCAAAGACTCGAAGGAAGGGAAATACCTGTTGTTGCACGCCGGCGAGCACCTGACCCTGACCGGTCAGGGATACGTTCTGATGCACTGGGAACTGAACTATTTCAACCGTGGCGGCACCCTGCTGGCGGAAAACGCGCCGCTGGTTACCACCACGCAGGGCGTTTTCAAAAAGGTCGCGTTGACCGATCGCTACGCGCCGGATTATCCCCTTGACGGCACGCCCGGCCGCTCCGCCGTGTGGAATGCCGGCATCCAAACCAGCACCGGCAACCCGATGATTCCCTTTACCGTCGGGTCGCCGGCCGGTAACGGCGAAATCATGCCCAGCCTGTGGCTCAACGAAATTTTTTATCTGGACGGCACCGCCACCCTGACCCAGCGCGAAGGTCCGGTGGATTACGATGTCAGCATCACGCCGCTGACACTCGCCGACGTGAACAACCGGCTGGCCGCGACGCGCCATCGCGTCAACGCCAAAATCCTGCGCGCGGGGATATCGCTGGACCCCTACACCGGCGAAGATAAGCCGCCAGCCTCGCCGGACAGCCTGACCGCCGGCGCGATCTCCAGCTCAGTGGTTCAACTGGACTGGAACGACTGTTCGGATAACGAGCGCGGCTTTATCGTCGAATATTCCTATGCCGGCACCTTTGGCGACGGCGCTTATGACACCACGCCTCGTGCCTATGAGGCGGGCGGCGCCTACACCAGCGCCGAGTCGCTGGGGCCGGACGCCACCTCGGTGGACGTGGGCACGCTGGCCCCCAACACCACCTACGCTTTCCGGGTAAAAGCCTACAATCAGGCTGGCGATTCCGTTTACTCCAACGTGGTCAGCGTGACGACGCCGCCGGCGTCTGCGCTCAGCGATACCTGGAAGCGTCAGGACATCGGCAAGACCGATACGCCCGGCGCCGCCACCGAAGATCAGGACGTGATTGCGCTGGAGGCGCACAGCGGCGATCTGTGGGGCGCAGCCGACAGCATCAACTTCGTCTATCAAACCCTGAAAGGCGACGGCAGCATTACTGCGCGGCTGATCGATCTGCGTTATAGCGATCCCTACGCCAAAGCCGGTCTGATGATACGCAACACCCTTTCCGACAACAGCGCCTATATGCTGACGGGGTATACCGCGTCGTCCGGCGCGATGTCGCAATGGCGCAGTAAAGACAGCGCCGCCACCGGCAGCAAAGGCGTTTTCGCCAAATCCGAAAACGGCAGCCAACCCACCTGGCTTCGGTTAACCCGCGACAGCAACACCTTTATCTCGGAAGTCTCCGACGACGGGCTGACCTGGACCACGCTTAACAAGCGCATCAATCCCAACATGAACGATACGCTGTATATCGGGCTGGCGCTGTCATCCCGCAATAATAGCAACGGCAAAGTCAGCTTCGATAACGTCAGCATTAAGCATTAG
- a CDS encoding nuclear transport factor 2 family protein — translation MKTNLDIIRATYEGTSEENGKQLLSVLAPEAVWIEAAGFPYAGTYVGPQQIVDGVFYRLATEWEGYRAQVHTYLADGDRVAAFGVYSGTYRATGKAMTATFAHLYQLRAGQIIRMEQARWCVRRWKQPERRRQIRGAVNLNIQPLTRRGIGIAPRYWYRGMLSIRPPAAA, via the coding sequence ATGAAGACCAATTTGGATATTATCCGTGCCACCTATGAAGGCACATCCGAAGAGAATGGCAAGCAGTTGTTATCGGTACTGGCGCCGGAGGCGGTCTGGATTGAGGCGGCGGGCTTCCCTTACGCCGGTACTTACGTCGGCCCGCAGCAGATTGTCGATGGCGTGTTTTATCGGCTGGCGACCGAATGGGAAGGGTATCGGGCGCAGGTCCACACCTATCTGGCGGACGGCGATCGGGTGGCGGCCTTTGGCGTCTATTCAGGGACGTACCGTGCGACAGGCAAGGCGATGACGGCGACGTTCGCCCATCTTTATCAACTGCGCGCAGGGCAGATTATCCGCATGGAGCAAGCGCGATGGTGTGTCAGGCGATGGAAACAGCCTGAGCGGCGGCGTCAAATCCGGGGCGCGGTTAACCTGAATATTCAGCCCCTGACGCGCAGGGGTATCGGTATAGCGCCGCGGTATTGGTATCGAGGTATGTTGTCAATCAGGCCGCCAGCGGCGGCCTGA
- the glnQ gene encoding glutamine ABC transporter ATP-binding protein GlnQ, which produces MIEFKNVSKHYGQTQVLHDINLNINQGEVVVIIGPSGSGKSTLLRCINKLEEISRGELVVDGLTVNDPKVDERLIRQEAGMVFQQFYLFPHLTALENVAFGPTRVRGASKADAEKLARELLGKVGLAERAHHYPSELSGGQQQRVAIARALAVKPKLMLFDEPTSALDPELRHEVLNVMKDLAEEGMTMVIVTHEVGFARKVASRLIFIDKGRIAEDGHPDALISNPPSDRLREFLQHVS; this is translated from the coding sequence ATGATTGAATTCAAAAACGTATCGAAACACTACGGTCAGACGCAGGTGCTGCACGACATCAACCTGAACATCAATCAGGGTGAAGTGGTGGTGATTATCGGGCCGTCCGGCTCCGGCAAATCCACCCTGCTGCGCTGCATCAACAAGCTGGAAGAGATCAGCCGCGGCGAGCTGGTGGTGGACGGCCTGACCGTCAACGACCCGAAAGTGGACGAGCGCCTGATTCGTCAGGAAGCGGGCATGGTGTTCCAGCAGTTCTACCTGTTCCCGCACCTGACCGCACTGGAAAACGTGGCCTTCGGCCCGACACGGGTGCGCGGCGCCAGCAAGGCCGACGCGGAGAAACTGGCTCGTGAGCTGTTGGGTAAAGTGGGTCTGGCGGAACGCGCGCATCACTACCCGTCCGAGCTGTCCGGCGGCCAACAGCAGCGTGTGGCTATCGCCCGGGCGCTGGCGGTCAAACCTAAGCTGATGCTGTTTGACGAGCCAACCTCGGCGCTGGACCCGGAACTGCGCCACGAAGTGCTGAACGTAATGAAAGATCTGGCCGAAGAAGGCATGACGATGGTCATCGTGACCCACGAAGTGGGTTTCGCCCGGAAAGTGGCCTCCCGCCTGATCTTCATCGATAAAGGCCGTATTGCCGAAGACGGTCATCCGGATGCGTTGATTTCGAATCCGCCCAGCGATCGTCTGCGCGAGTTTCTGCAACACGTTTCCTGA
- the glnP gene encoding glutamine ABC transporter permease GlnP produces MPFDWSTIWPSIPLLLEGAKMTLLISVLGLLGGLIIGVLAGFARVYGGYLSNRIALVFIEIIRGTPIVVQVMFIYFALPMLLTSVRIDPFSAAVVTIMINSGAYIAEITRGAVLSIHKGFTEAGLALGLSRRDTLRHVIAPLALRRMLPPLGNQWIISIKDTSLFIVIGVAELTRQGQEIIAGNFRALEIWSAVAVIYLVITLALSAVLRWLERRLKII; encoded by the coding sequence ATGCCGTTTGACTGGAGTACCATCTGGCCGTCCATCCCGCTTCTGCTGGAAGGGGCCAAAATGACCCTGCTGATTTCCGTGCTGGGTTTGCTGGGTGGGCTGATAATTGGCGTGCTGGCGGGGTTTGCCCGTGTTTACGGCGGCTATTTATCCAACCGTATCGCGCTGGTATTTATCGAAATTATCCGCGGTACGCCGATTGTCGTGCAGGTGATGTTTATCTATTTCGCGCTGCCGATGCTGCTGACCTCGGTGCGTATCGATCCATTCAGCGCGGCCGTGGTCACCATTATGATCAACTCGGGCGCCTACATCGCGGAAATTACCCGTGGCGCCGTGTTGTCTATCCACAAAGGTTTTACCGAAGCCGGCCTGGCGCTGGGGCTGTCGCGCCGCGATACCCTGCGTCATGTCATTGCGCCGCTGGCGCTGCGCCGTATGCTGCCGCCGCTGGGCAATCAGTGGATCATCAGCATCAAGGATACCTCGCTGTTCATCGTCATCGGCGTTGCTGAGCTGACCCGTCAGGGGCAGGAAATCATTGCTGGTAACTTCCGCGCGCTGGAAATCTGGAGTGCGGTCGCGGTGATCTATCTGGTGATCACGCTGGCACTGAGCGCCGTTTTACGCTGGCTGGAAAGAAGACTGAAGATTATATGA
- the glnH gene encoding glutamine ABC transporter substrate-binding protein GlnH, with product MKSLFKASLAALALAFSLSGQAAEKSLIVATDTAFVPFEFKQGDKYVGFDIDLWDAIARQLNLNYTLKPMDFSGIIPALQTRNVDLALAGITITEERKRAIDFSDGYYNSGLLVMVRADNQDIKGEQDLAGKMVAVKSGTGSVDYAKANIKTRELRQFPNIDNAYLELGTNRADAVLHDTPNILYFIKTAGNGKFKTVGESIKAQQYGIAFPKGNDELRNQVNGALKTLRDNGTYATLYQKWFGTEPK from the coding sequence ATGAAATCATTATTTAAAGCTTCACTGGCCGCACTTGCGCTGGCCTTCAGCCTGTCCGGTCAGGCAGCGGAGAAATCGTTGATCGTGGCGACCGACACCGCGTTCGTACCGTTTGAATTCAAGCAGGGCGACAAATACGTCGGTTTTGATATCGACCTGTGGGATGCCATCGCCAGGCAACTGAACCTGAATTACACCCTGAAACCAATGGATTTCAGCGGCATCATCCCGGCGTTGCAGACCCGCAACGTGGATCTGGCGCTGGCCGGCATCACCATTACCGAAGAGCGTAAACGCGCCATCGATTTCTCGGACGGCTACTACAACAGCGGCCTGCTGGTGATGGTGCGCGCCGACAATCAGGACATCAAAGGCGAGCAGGATCTGGCCGGCAAAATGGTGGCGGTGAAGAGCGGCACCGGTTCGGTCGACTACGCCAAAGCCAACATCAAAACCAGGGAGCTGCGCCAGTTCCCGAACATCGACAACGCGTATCTGGAACTGGGCACCAACCGGGCCGACGCCGTGCTGCATGACACGCCGAATATCCTGTACTTCATCAAAACCGCCGGCAACGGCAAGTTCAAAACGGTCGGCGAGTCTATCAAAGCACAGCAGTACGGCATAGCCTTCCCGAAAGGCAACGACGAACTGCGCAACCAGGTAAACGGTGCGCTGAAAACCCTGCGCGACAACGGCACCTACGCCACCCTCTACCAAAAATGGTTCGGTACTGAACCGAAGTAA